The following are encoded together in the Salvia hispanica cultivar TCC Black 2014 chromosome 6, UniMelb_Shisp_WGS_1.0, whole genome shotgun sequence genome:
- the LOC125193771 gene encoding probable LRR receptor-like serine/threonine-protein kinase At3g47570 yields the protein MATPSLLRSFPILINIFYSIIFLQHTSCLNNQTDLDSLLAIKSAITNDPFGALDSWNETTPFCLWNGIQCGHKHNDRVVGINLKSRGLVGSLSPHIGNLSFLRTLHLHNNTFHGPIPQQIGLLTRLQSLILENNSFVGEIPKNLSQCSNLFHLSLADNELSGTIPPDLGSLSKLKALVLSRNSLQGTIPPSIGNLTSLKQISLLSCGLIGEIPSSFSQLQRLTFVQLSDNFFTGNIPSPLFNMSSIKYFFIASNELSGILPNTLGVTLPNLEGLYLWGNNFSGPIPISIANASLLAHIDLSLNHFEGQLPRVGALTLLQSFIFESNLLVDDMSFITSLINSTKLEAIGVSYNKLSGSLPDSIANLSTRLSSLFIKENRIQGRIPIGIGNLIDLTSFDFSYNEFHGPIPTTFAKLSSLIEFNGRGNRLTNSLPNSFGNFTSLSTLDLSENRFWGNLPSSLGNCTNLGNLDLSSNNFTGLVPQEIMSLSSLSIALNLSHNNFEGLIPFEVGQLRNLGTLDFSHNRFSGLIPESLGQCTSLQKLHLEENLLQGGIPAGMSSLKGLQDLDLSRNDLSGMIPGFLGNLDLERLNLSYNKLQGEVPTMGVFKNKSLVSVDGNKLCGGIPELNLPPCSHIRKNSTLLKILIPTVVVGGVGLALLIIFIAWKQMKSHRNVTSATHFTGIEIMRLSYNDLMKATEGFSEANMVGFGRFGSVYKGILEDGETQVAVKVLNLSVRGASKSFFAECNSLKNVRHRNVLKILSVCESIDFQGNEFKALVYEFKANGSLEKWLHQSGNLELIQRLNIVIDVAQAIEYLHIGIGSCVVHGDLKPSNILLDEDMVAYVGDFGLAKIISDLVSTSHESSSVAIAGTIGYVAPEYATNNLISTQGDIYSYGILILEMFTNKRPTDEEFKDGANLHSFVSDVLSNHTTITIEEIVSWSIDQINPKVKDCLIRILRIGVACSKFEQRDRMLIADVVKELCKIRNFYLS from the exons ATGGCAACACCTTCACTCCTTCGTTCATTTCCAATTCTAATCAACATCTTCTATTCCATAATCTTCCTTCAACATACATCATGCCTCAACAACCAAACCGATTTAGATTCTCTACTAGCAATCAAATCCGCCATCACCAATGACCCATTCGGAGCTCTCGATTCTTGGAACGAAACGACGCCCTTTTGCCTTTGGAACGGCATCCAATGCGGCCACAAGCACAACGATAGAGTCGTTGGAATAAACTTGAAGTCTCGAGGCTTGGTTGGATCCCTCTCTCCTCACATAGGTAACCTCTCATTCCTTAGAACACTTCATCTCCATAACAACACATTTCATGGCCCCATCCCTCAACAAATTGGCCTCTTAACAAGGCTCCAATCCCTCATTCTTGAAAACAATTCCTTTGTAGGTGAAATACCTAAAAACTTATCTCAATGCTCCAATCTTTTTCATCTAAGTTTGGCAGATAATGAGCTCTCCGGCACCATACCACCCGATCTCGGGTCGCTGTCAAAGCTCAAAGCCCTAGTTTTATCTAGAAATAGTCTACAAGGGACAATCCCTCCATCTATAGGAAACCTTACATCATTGAAACAAATTTCTTTACTAAGTTGTGGGTTGATAGGAGAAATCCCATCATCATTTTCACAACTTCAAAGACTCACATTTGTACAATTAAGTGACAACTTTTTTACCGGAAATATTCCATCTCCTCTCTTTAACATGTCATCTattaaatatttcttcattGCATCTAATGAACTTAGTGGAATATTGCCCAATACCTTAGGTGTCACACTTCCTAATTTAGAAGGCCTATATTTGTGGGGCAACAACTTTAGTGGTCCAATCCCAATCTCCATAGCAAACGCCTCACTTCTTGCACACATAGACCTCTCTTTGAACCATTTCGAAGGACAACTCCCACGAGTTGGTGCCTTAACTCTTCTCCAATCCTTCATCTTCGAGTCCAATCTTCTTGTAGACGACATGAGCTTCATCACCTCGTTGATCAATTCGACCAAGTTGGAAGCCATCGGTGTGTCCTACAACAAGTTGAGTGGCTCCTTGCCCGACTCCATTGCCAATCTCTCTACTCGGCTTAGTTCCTTATTCATTAAAGAAAATAGGATTCAAGGGAGAATTCCTATAGGCATTGGCAACCTCATTGACCTAACtagctttgatttttcttaCAATGAATTCCATGGTCCGATTCCAACCACCTTTGCAAAGCTCTCATCTTTGATCGAATTTAATGGACGTGGGAATAGATTGACAAATTCACTTCCAAATTCATTTGGGAACTTCACTTCTTTAAGCACTTTAGACTTGTCTGAAAATAGGTTTTGGGGTAACTTGCCTTCAAGCCTTGGGAATTGCACCAATTTGGGGAACTTGGATCTCTCATCCAACAATTTTACTGGCTTAGTGCCTCAAGAAATTATGTCCCTTTCATCACTTTCTATAGCGCTCAATCTCTCTCACAATAACTTTGAGGGTTTGATCCCTTTTGAGGTTGGTCAATTGAGGAATCTTGGGACATTAGATTTCTCACACAATAGATTTTCCGGATTGATTCCGGAATCTTTAGGACAATGCACGAGCTTACAAAAACTTCATCTTGAGGAGAATCTACTACAAGGAGGGATTCCTGCAGGAATGAGTTCTTTAAAAGGTTTACAAGATTTGGATCTTTCAAGAAACGATCTTTCTGGGATGATCCCAGGTTTCTTGGGGAATCTTGATCTTGAAAGGTTGAATCTATCATACAATAAGCTGCAAGGAGAGGTCCCAACAATGGGTGTTTTCAAGAACAAATCTTTAGTTTCTGTTGATGGGAACAAACTCTGTGGAGGGATTCCTGAGCTGAATCTTCCTCCTTGTTCACACATTAGAAAGAATTCAACTTTGCTTAAGATCTTGATCCCGACTGTGGTTGTTGGGGGCGTAGGCCTCGCGTTGTTGATCATATTCATTGCTTGGAAGCAAATGAAATCGCATAGGAATGTGACTTCTGCAACCCATTTCACTGGCATTGAGATCATGAGGCTTTCCTACAACGATCTCATGAAAGCAACTGAAGGGTTTTCTGAGGCTAATATGGTTGGATTTGGGAGATTCGGGTCGGTTTACAAAGGGATTCTTGAAGATGGGGAGACACAAGTTGCAGTGAAAGTGCTAAATCTGTCAGTTAGAGGAGCCTCAAAGAGCTTCTTTGCAGAATGCAATTCTTTGAAGAATGTGAGGCATAGGAATGTGTTGAAGATATTGAGTGTGTGTGAGAGCATAGACTTCCAAGGGAATGAATTCAAAGCATTAGTTTATGAGTTTAAGGCCAATGGGAGTCTAGAGAAGTGGTTGCATCAAAGTGGGAATCTTGAGTTGATCCAAAGGCTTAATATTGTGATTGATGTTGCTCAAGCAATTGAGTATCTTCATATTGGTATAGGTTCATGTGTGGTTCATGGAGATTTGAAGCCTAGTAACATACTTTTGGATGAAGATATGGTTGCATATGTTGGTGATTTTGGATTGGCAAAAATTATTTCGGATTTGGTTTCAACGTCGCATGAAAGTAGCTCGGTTGCGATTGCAGGTACCATAGGGTATGTTGCTCCAG AGTATGCAACCAACAACTTGATTTCCACTCAAGGAGATATATATAGTTATGGAATTCTAATCTTGGAGATGTTCACAAACAAAAGACCAACAGACGAGGAGTTTAAGGATGGTGCAAATCTTCATAGTTTTGTTAGTGATGTGTTGTCAAATCACACCACTATTACTATTGAGGAAATTGTCAGTTGGAGCATTGATCAAATCAACCCTAAAGTGAAAGATTGTTTGATAAGGATACTAAGGATTGGGGTAGCTTGTTCTAAATTTGAGCAAAGAGATAGAATGTTGATTGCCGATGTTGTCAAGGAATTGTGTAAGATAAGAaatttctatctctcttaa
- the LOC125193774 gene encoding uncharacterized protein LOC125193774: MDDLWNQAWDSLIQEVQREADEEAAAAAAAIPREIRHRRTIPRDHVGAAERLMADYFSDEPRYPAEIFRRRFRMSRPLFTHIATTLADRFECFTLRRDCTGRIGLSILQKCTSTIRQLAYAGPADMFDENLQMGETTSLTVLRQFCKGIRQVFGPEFLRKPTPDECQRLLDMHGAVHSFPGMMGNIDCMHWEWRNCPVAWKGQFTTGFKQKHPSMILEAVRTTTSTFCRSSPIFNDECRGEGPEISFVANGTQYRRGYYLAQMEYTLVGPYSSRHFGNRLARRDNILRANKRPLGKMLSELLVCSKRDGPFYAARHECGTKMMSRISW; encoded by the exons atggatgatttgtgGAATCAAGCATGGGATTCTTTGATTCAAGAGGTGCAGAGGGAGGCCGacgaggaggcggcggcggcggcggcggcgatccCTCGTGAGATTCGTCATCGTCGGACAATCCCACGAGACCATGTCGGAGCGGCTGAGCGGCTTATGGCCGACTACTTTAGCGATGAGCCTCGTTACCCGGCTGAGATTTTTCGTCGGCGTTTCAGAATGTCGCGACCGCTATTCACCCATATAGCGACGACATTGGCGGACCGGTTCGAGTGCTTCACGCTCCGGAGGGATTGCACTGGCCGGATCGGGCTTTCTATTTTGCAGAAATGCACCTCTACAATTAGGCAGCTTGCCTATGCCGGACCGgctgatatgttcgacgaaAACCTACAGATGGGTGAGACGACTAGTCTAACTGTGCTCCGGCAGTTTTGTAAGGGCATTCGGCAAGTCTTTGGTCCGGAGTTCCTACGAAAGCCAACCCCTGATGAGTGCCAGAGACTGCTAGATATGCACGGTGCGGTGCACAGTTTCCCCGGGATGATGGGCAACattgattgcatgcattgggagtggagaAACTGCCCGGTGGCGTGGAAAGGCCAGTTCACTACCGGTTTCAAGCAGAAACATCCGTCGATGATCCTCGAAGCC gttcgaacaacgacatcaacgttcTGCAGATCGTCGCCTATCTTCAATGATGAGTGCCGGGGAGAGGGTCCAGAGATCAGTTTTGTAGCAAACGGCACGCAGTATCGCAGGGGATACTATTTGGCGCAGATGGAATATACCCTCGTTGGCCCGTATTCGTCAAGACACTTTGGCAACCGGCTGGCGCGAAGAGACAATATTTTGCGCGCAAACAAGAGGCCGCTAGGAAAGATGTTGAGCGAgcttttggtgtgctccaagcGTGATGGGCCATTCTACGCTGCCCGGCACGAGTGTGGCACGAAGATGATGTCGCGGATATCATGGTAG
- the LOC125193775 gene encoding adenosylhomocysteinase has product MALLIEKTSSGREYKVKDMSQADFGRLEIELAEVEMPGLMSCRTEFGPSQPFKGAKITGSLHMTIQTAVLIETLTALGAEVRWCSCNIFSTQDHAAAAIARDSAAVFAWKGETLQEYWWCTERALDWGPGGGPDLIVDDGGDTTLLIHEGVKAEEEYAKTGKVPDPTSTDNAEFQIVLTIIRDGLKDDPLKYTKMKDRIVGVSEETTTGVKRLYQMQANGALLFPAINVNDSVTKSKFDNLYGCRHSLPDGLMRATDVMIAGKVGVVCGYGDVGKGCAAALKQGGARVIVTEIDPICALQALMEGFQVLTLEDVVSEADIFVTTTGNKDIIMLDHMRKMKNNAIVCNIGHFDNEIDMHGLETFPGVKRITIKPQTDRWVFPDTKTGIIVLAEGRLMNLGCATGHPSFVMSCSFTNQVIAQLELWNEKSSGKYEKKVYVLPKHLDEKVAALHLGKLGAKLTKLSKDQADYISVPVEGPYKPAHYRY; this is encoded by the exons atggCGCTTCTCATCGAGAAGACCTCCTCCGGCCGCGAGTACAAGGTCAAGGACATGTCCCAGGCCGACTTCGGCCGCCTCGAGATCGAGCTCGCCGAGGTCGAGATGCCCGGCCTCATGTCCTGCCGCACCGAATTCGGCCCCTCCCAGCCATTCAAGGGCGCCAAAATCACCGGATCCCTCCACATGACCATCCAGACCGCCGTCCTCATCGAGACCCTCACCGCCCTCGGCGCCGAGGTCAGATGGTGCTCCTGCAACATCTTCTCCACCCAGGAccacgccgccgccgccatcgCCCGCGACAGCGCCGCCGTCTTCGCCTGGAAGGGCGAGACTCTCCAGGAGTACTGGTGGTGCACCGAGCGCGCCCTCGACTGGGGCCCCGGCGGCGGACCCGATCTCATCGTCGATGACGGCGGCGACACCACGCTCCTCATCCACGAGGGCGTGAAAGCCGAGGAGGAGTACGCTAAGACCGGGAAGGTGCCAGATCCGACCTCCACCGACAACGCTGAGTTCCAGATCGTGCTCACCATCATCAGAGACGGTTTGAAGGACGATCCCTTGAAGTACACTAAGATGAAGGATAGAATCGTTGGAGTTTCTGAGGAGACCACCACCGGAGTTAAGAGGTTGTATCAGATGCAAGCTAACGGCGCTCTTCTCTTTCCCGCCATTAATGTCAATGACTCCGTCACCAAGAGCAAG TTTGATAACTTGTACGGATGCCGTCACTCATTGCCCGATGGTCTGATGAGGGCCACAGACGTTATGATCGCCGGAAAGGTCGGCGTTGTCTGTGGTTACGGAGATGTCGGAAAGGGCTGTGCTGCTGCCTTGAAGCAGGGTGGTGCCCGTGTGATCGTGACCGAGATCGACCCCATCTGCGCCCTGCAGGCTCTCATGGAGGGCTTCCAGGTCCTTACCCTCGAGGACGTTGTCTCCGAGGCTGACATCTTCGTCACCACCACCGGAAACAAGGACATCATCATGCTCGACCACATGAGGAAGATGAAGAACAATGCCATAGTCTGCAACATTGGCCACTTCGACAACGAGATCGACATGCACGGCCTTGAGACCTTCCCCGGAGTGAAGAGGATCACCATCAAGCCCCAGACTGACCGCTGGGTGTTCCCCGACACCAAGACCGGCATCATTGTCTTGGCCGAGGGACGTCTCATGAACTTGGGCTGCGCCACTGGCCATCCCAGCTTCGTGATGTCGTGCTCGTTCACCAACCAGGTCATCGCCCAGCTCGAGCTCTGGAACGAGAAGAGCAGCGGCAAGTACGAGAAGAAGGTGTACGTGTTGCCCAAGCACCTCGACGAGAAGGTCGCAGCCCTCCACCTCGGCAAGCTCGGTGCGAAGCTCACGAAGCTGTCCAAGGACCAGGCTGACTACATCAGCGTGCCCGTTGAGGGACCATACAAGCCGGCTCACTACAGGTACTGA
- the LOC125194130 gene encoding serine hydroxymethyltransferase 4-like — MDPVSEWGNTPLSVVDPDIHDLIEKEKRRQCRGIELIASENFTSFAVIEALGSALTNKYSEGMPGNRYYGGNEFIDQIENLTQSRALIAYRLDPAKWGVNVQPYSGSPANFAAYTAVLNPHDRIMGLDLPSGGHLTHGYYTSGGKKISATSIYFESLPYKVDPKTGYIDYDRLEEKALDFRPRMIICGGSAYPRDWDYKRFRAIADKVGALLLCDMAHISGLVAAQEAADPFEYCDIVTTTTHKSLRGPRAGMIFYRKGPKPAKKGQPEDAVYEFEDKINFAVFPSLQGGPHNHQIGALAVALKQAATPAFKAYAKQVKANAVAVGNYLMSKGYNLVTGGTENHLVLWDLRPLGLTGNKVEKLCDLCNITVNKNAVFGDSSALSPGGVRIGTPAMTSRGLVEKDFEQIAEFLHRAVTITLNIQKEHGKLLKDFNKGLVNNKEIEELKADVEKFSSSFDMPGFKLSEMKYKD; from the exons ATGGATCCAGTCTCGGAGTGGGGCAACACCCCTCTTTCCGTTGTCGACCCCGACATCCACGACCTCATCGAGAAGGAGAAGCGCCGCCAATGCCGCGGCATCGAGCTCATCGCCTCCGAAAACTTCACCTCCTTCGCCGTCATCGAAGCCCTAGGCAGCGCCCTCACCAACAAATACTCCGAGGGCATGCCCGGCAACCGCTACTACGGCGGCAACGAATTCATCGACCAGATCGAAAACCTCACCCAATCCCGCGCCCTAATCGCCTACCGCCTCGACCCTGCCAAATGGGGCGTCAATGTCCAGCCCTACAGCGGCTCCCCTGCCAATTTCGCCGCCTACACCGCCGTCCTCAACCCCCACGACCGCATCATGGGCCTCGATCTCCCCTCCGGCGGCCACCTCACCCACGGCTACTACACCTCCGGCGGGAAGAAGATCAGCGCCACCTCGATCTACTTCGAGAGCTTGCCTTACAAGGTGGATCCGAAGACGGGGTACATTGATTACGATCGCCTCGAGGAGAAGGCGCTGGATTTCAGGCCGAGGATGATCATCTGCGGCGGGAGCGCGTATCCTAGGGATTGGGATTATAAGAGGTTTAGGGCAATTGCTGATAAGGTTGGGGCTCTGTTGCTGTGCGATATGGCGCATATTAGTGGACTCGTTGCTGCTCAG GAAGCGGCTGATCCTTTCGAGTACTGCGACATAGTAACAACTACCACGCACAAGAGCTTGAGGGGTCCTAGAGCTGGTATGATCTTCTACAGAAAGGGTCCCAAGCCAGCCAAAAAGGGCCAGCCGGAAGATGCTGTATATGAATTCGAGGACAAGATCAACTTTGCAGTGTTTCCCTCTCTTCAGGGAGGACCACACAATCATCAGATTGGTGCTCTTGCTGTGGCCTTGAAACAGGCGGCGACACCTGCCTTCAAGGCATATGCTAAGCAAGTTAAGGCCAATGCAGTCGCTGTAGGCAACTATCTCATGAGCAAGGGATACAATCTTGTCACTGGTGGAACCGAGAACCACTTGGTTCTATGGGATCTTCGCCCTCTTGGATTGACAG GTAACAAGGTTGAAAAGCTCTGCGACCTGTGCAACATTACTGTTAACAAGAATGCTGTGTTTGGTGACAGCAGTGCACTTTCCCCTGGAGGGGTTCGCATAG GTACTCCTGCCATGACCTCTAGAGGTTTGGTTGAGAAAGACTTTGAGCAGATTGCTGAATTCCTACATAGGGCTGTGACCATCACATTGAATATCCAGAAGGAGCATGGCAAGCTACTGAAGGACTTCAACAAGGGGCTTGTTAACAACAAAGAGATCGAAGAACTCAAGGCCGATGTTGAGAAATTCTCATCCTCATTTGACATGCCAGGGTTCAAGCTGTCTGAGATGAAGTACAAGGACTAA